Proteins from a single region of Gambusia affinis linkage group LG12, SWU_Gaff_1.0, whole genome shotgun sequence:
- the LOC122841174 gene encoding mitogen-activated protein kinase kinase kinase 7-like codes for MSSPGSSFVQIKHEDLLFYENCGGGSFGSVYRALWLSQDKEVAVKKLLKIDKEAEILSVLSHKNIIQFYGAVLEPPNYGIVTEYASGGSLYDYISSEQSEEMDMEQIMTWAIQIAKGMHYLHAEAPVKVIHRDLKSRNVVMTADKVLKICDFGASKFLSHTTHMTVVGTFPWMAPEVIQSLPVSETCDTYSYGVVLWEMLTREVPFKGFEGLQVAWLVVEKQERLTIPTSCPASFAELMRKCWQADPKERPQFKQVLLTLESMANDSRLPDQCNSFLHNKDQWRCEIESTLERLRKLERELYSKEKELEERERRLKLWEERLMERSNMTPSPTSLLMDRSNISPFFTPMSIGSSGSFFRSHSQDSNSASLSSAGVSSAGVSCLLRTLSNGDTERGSSAVMERGLGSLDSGRLHVMLRGLQGRFEEDREDEGTIEEKDWGHKEQNDSGSLEGARVQVTLRSFPGGVVEREERTWEEGDRERGGMQRSRVTTIVRGYSGGFGETEEQGEKDGGWEIEKLGDKLEERGVEGGIEGSRLPSMFKGLRGSFGSLGDMLSLDMDEMGEMDRLGDMDMNVNMGDLGVMKVRGQGVRSEVGVRGRRSDMGVVVQGVRGDLSEAISQKIRGEVGVVGRSGMQVSMRASSNQNSVKSCSVRHGTKINMATSAMDMMELDWSDSN; via the exons ATGTCGTCCCCTGGCTCGtcgtttgtacagataaagcaTGAGGATTTGCTTTTTTACGAAAACTGTGGAGGAGGCAGCTTTGGGAGTGTCTACAGGGCCCTCTGGTTATCCCAAGACAAGGAGGTGGCTGTGAAAAAGCTTCTCAAGATCGACAAAGAG GCTGAGATTCTCAGTGTACTGAGTCATAAGAACATCATTCAGTTTTATGGAGCTGTGCTGGAACCTCCCAACTATGGCATCGTCACAG AATATGCGAGTGGAGGGTCTCTGTATGATTACATTTCCAGTGAGCAGAGTGAAGAAATGGACATGGAGCAAATCATGACATGGGCCATTCAAATAGCCAAAG GGATGCATTACCTCCACGCAGAAGCTCCAGTCAAAGTGATACACAGAGACCTCAAATCACGAAACG TGGTAATGACTGCAGATAAAGTGCTAAAG ATATGTGACTTTGGAGCCTCTAAGTTTCTGTCTCACACCACCCATATGACTGTGGTGGGCACTTTTCCCTGGATGGCTCCTGAGGTTATTCAGAGTCTACCCGTCTCTGAGACCTGTGACACCTACTCATACGGCGTG GTGCTGTGGGAGATGCTGACTCGGGAGGTTCCTTTCAAAGGTTTCGAGGGGCTTCAGGTTGCGTGGCTGGTGGTGGAAAAGCAAGAG AGGCTAACCATCCCCACCAGCTGCCCTGCAAGTTTTGCAGAGTTGATGCGGAAATGTTGGCAAGCAGATCCAAAG GAACGACCGCAATTCAAGCAGGTGCTGCTAACCTTGGAGTCCATGGCGAACGACAGCAGGCTGCCAGACCAGTGCAACTCCTTCCTTCATAACAAGGACCAGTGGAG ATGTGAAATCGAATCAACCCTTGAACGCCTCCGGAAGCTGGAGAGGGAGCTGTACTCCAAAgagaaggagctggaggagagagagaggaggctCAAACTGTGGgaggagaggctgatggagagGTCCAACATGACTCCCAGTCCCACCTCTTTACTCATGGACCGCTCAAACATTTCCCCG TTCTTCACACCAATGTCCATCGGTTCCTCTGGCTCCTTCTTCCGCTCACACTCCCAGGACTCCAACAGCGCCAGCCTCAGCAGCGCAGGGGTCAGTAGCGCCGGTGTCAGCTGTCTCCTCCGCACACTCAGCAACGGGGACACAGAACGAGGGAGTAGTGCTGTTATGGAGAGGGGCTTGGGTTCTCTCGACAGCGGCAGGCTGCACGTCATGCTTCGAGGGCTACAGGGGAGGTTCGAAGAAGACAGGGAAGACGAAGGTACTATTGAGGAGAAAGATTGGGGGCATAAGGAACAAAATGATAGCGGGAGTCTGGAGGGGGCGAGGGTGCAGGTAACACTCAGGAGCTTCCCGGGAGGCGTCGTCGAGAGGGAGGAGAGAACCTGGGAAGAAGGGGACAGGGAGCGAGGCGGCATGCAGAGAAGCAGAGTGACCACCATAGTTCGAGGGTATTCGGGAGGATTCGGCGAAACAGAGGAGCAGGGTGAGAAAGATGGGGGCTGGGAGATAGAAAAATTAGGGGACAAATTAGAGGAGAGAGGGGTGGAGGGAGGGATTGAGGGAAGCAGGCTGCCATCCATGTTTAAGGGTCTTCGAGGGAGTTTTGGTAGCTTGGGGGACATGCTGTCCTTAGATATGGATGAGATGGGGGAGATGGACAGACTTGGCGACATGGACATGAATGTGAACATGGGCGACCTGGGAGTGATGAAGGTGAGGGGTCAGGGCGTCAGGAGCGAAGTGGGCGTCAGAGGTCGCAGGAGTGACATGGGGGTTGTGGTCCAGGGTGTCAGGGGTGACCTCAGCGAGGCCATCAGCCAGAAGATAAGAGGCGAAGTCGGGGTTGTCGGTCGCTCCGGGATGCAGGTGAGCATGCGGGCATCTTCCAATCAGAACTCTGTGAAGAGCTGCAGCGTGCGACACGGAACAAAGATCAACATGGCGACCTCCGCCATGGACATGATGGAGCTCGACTGGTCCGACAGTAACTAG